The proteins below come from a single Parageobacillus thermoglucosidasius genomic window:
- the adh gene encoding aldehyde dehydrogenase: protein MIYAQPGQPGSLITFKKRYENFIGGKWVPPVDGEYFENISPVTGKPYCEVPRSKAADIELALDAAHAAKDAWGRTSPAERARILNKIADRIEENLEMLAVAETWENGKPIRETLNADIPLAIDHFRYFAGCIRAEEGTLAEIDNDTVAYHFKEPLGVVGQIIPWNFPLLMATWKLAPALAAGNCVVLKPAEQTPTSILVLMELIEDLLPPGVVNIVNGFGLEAGKPLASSNRIAKIAFTGETTTGRLIMQYASQNIIPVTLELGGKSPNIFFEDVAAKDDEFFDKAIEGFTLFALNQGEICTCPSRALIQESIYDQFIERALERVKQIKQGNPLDTETMIGAQASSEQLEKILSYIDIGKQEGAELLIGGERNFLEGDLRDGYYVKPTVFKGHNKMRIFQEEIFGPVVSVTTFKDVNEALEIANETLYGLGAGVWTRDINTAYRVGRGIQAGRVWTNCYHIYPAHAAFGGYKLSGFGRETHKMMLEHYQQTKNLLVSYSPKKLGLF from the coding sequence ATGATTTACGCTCAACCTGGGCAACCTGGTTCGCTCATCACTTTCAAAAAACGCTATGAAAATTTCATTGGCGGCAAATGGGTTCCGCCGGTCGATGGCGAGTATTTTGAAAACATCTCTCCAGTCACCGGGAAACCTTATTGTGAAGTGCCGCGTTCCAAAGCAGCAGACATTGAGTTAGCGTTAGACGCTGCCCATGCCGCGAAAGACGCGTGGGGCCGCACTTCCCCTGCCGAACGCGCGCGAATCCTCAACAAAATCGCCGACCGCATCGAAGAAAACTTGGAAATGCTCGCTGTTGCGGAAACATGGGAAAACGGCAAGCCGATTCGCGAAACGCTGAATGCGGACATTCCGCTTGCCATCGATCATTTCCGCTATTTTGCCGGCTGCATCCGCGCAGAAGAAGGGACGTTAGCGGAAATCGACAATGATACAGTCGCCTATCACTTTAAAGAACCGCTTGGGGTTGTCGGGCAAATCATCCCATGGAACTTCCCGCTTTTAATGGCAACTTGGAAGCTCGCGCCAGCATTAGCCGCGGGAAACTGCGTTGTCCTGAAACCTGCAGAACAAACGCCAACTTCGATCCTCGTGCTTATGGAACTCATTGAAGATTTGCTTCCTCCAGGTGTTGTCAACATCGTCAACGGATTCGGCTTGGAAGCCGGAAAACCGCTCGCTTCAAGCAACCGCATCGCGAAAATTGCATTCACCGGTGAAACGACAACAGGGCGTTTAATTATGCAATACGCATCGCAAAACATTATCCCAGTAACATTAGAGCTTGGCGGAAAATCGCCGAACATTTTCTTCGAAGACGTTGCGGCAAAAGATGATGAATTTTTCGATAAAGCCATTGAAGGCTTTACGCTGTTCGCGTTAAACCAAGGTGAAATATGTACGTGCCCTTCCCGCGCTCTCATTCAAGAATCGATTTACGACCAATTTATAGAGCGTGCGTTAGAGCGCGTTAAACAAATAAAACAAGGCAACCCGCTCGACACGGAAACGATGATCGGCGCCCAAGCATCTTCGGAACAATTGGAAAAAATATTATCGTACATTGATATCGGCAAGCAAGAAGGTGCCGAATTGCTTATCGGCGGAGAACGCAACTTCTTAGAAGGAGACTTAAGAGACGGCTATTACGTGAAACCGACGGTTTTCAAAGGCCATAATAAAATGCGCATTTTCCAAGAAGAAATTTTCGGGCCGGTTGTCTCCGTCACGACATTTAAAGATGTCAACGAGGCGTTGGAGATCGCCAACGAAACATTGTACGGTTTAGGCGCCGGCGTCTGGACACGCGACATTAACACCGCTTATCGCGTTGGACGCGGCATCCAGGCAGGACGCGTCTGGACAAACTGCTACCACATCTATCCTGCGCACGCGGCATTCGGGGGCTATAAGTTATCCGGATTCGGCCGTGAAACGCATAAAATGATGCTTGAACATTATCAACAAACGAAAAACTTGCTTGTCAGCTATTCACCGAAAAAACTTGGGCTCTTCTAG
- a CDS encoding DUF779 domain-containing protein produces the protein MSDQPKVIATEAALELIEKLKAKYGPLMFHQSGGCCDGSSPMCYPQGDLIIGDSDVLLGEIGGCPFYISKAQYEYWKHTQLIIDVVPGRGGMFSLEGPEGVRFLTRSKVFG, from the coding sequence ATGAGTGACCAGCCAAAAGTGATCGCGACAGAAGCCGCTTTGGAGCTGATTGAAAAACTTAAGGCAAAATACGGGCCGCTTATGTTTCACCAATCGGGCGGGTGCTGCGATGGCAGCTCACCGATGTGCTACCCGCAAGGCGATCTCATCATCGGCGACTCCGACGTGCTGCTTGGAGAAATCGGCGGCTGCCCGTTTTACATTTCCAAAGCGCAATACGAATATTGGAAACATACGCAGCTTATTATTGACGTCGTTCCCGGGCGCGGCGGCATGTTTTCCTTGGAAGGCCCTGAAGGCGTCCGCTTTCTCACCCGTTCAAAAGTGTTCGGTTAG
- a CDS encoding MDR family MFS transporter, which yields MEKENELAMQSSTIRHRNILITGLIIAMLFGALDGTIVGTAMPRIVGELGGLKLMTWLTTAYMLTSTAVVPIAGKLADLLGRRVIYVTGLVIFMVGSALCGMADKMTELVIYRGLQGIGGGIMMPMAMIVIGDVFTGKERAKWQGVFGALYGLASVLGPQIGGFIVDHLNWRWVFYINLPIGILATIFIAMGLSKYKAEGPVKFDLAGMFTMIVGVVSLLLALTFGGDKYEWASWQIVALFAVALVFLTVFVFVEMKAEEPILPMHLFRHRTFIVLNGIGFLMSVGMFGAIMFVPFFMQGVIGVSATQSGTIMTPMMITMIIGSIVGGRTVYKIGVKSQIFIGMVIMAAGFSLLSTMGVDTSKWTATLYMIILGLGMGLVMPILTLALQESFPKSELGVVTSSSQFFRSIGGTFGMTILGAVMNHRSSQLLDDRFMPVLQSLPAQAKGMADRFAHMIHDDPQGLYSILFSPEVLEKIPPQMRETFVPILKQSLVDSLHSVFLFGLIFVIGGTALVFGMKKIKLSDKQRPLQTSGKNEELPQS from the coding sequence ATGGAAAAAGAAAATGAATTAGCAATGCAATCGAGTACCATTCGCCATCGGAATATATTAATTACGGGTCTTATCATTGCCATGCTTTTTGGGGCATTGGACGGAACGATCGTCGGAACGGCGATGCCGCGCATTGTCGGGGAGCTCGGCGGGTTAAAATTGATGACATGGCTGACGACCGCTTATATGCTCACATCAACGGCGGTTGTGCCGATTGCCGGAAAACTTGCGGATTTATTAGGCAGACGGGTCATTTATGTGACAGGACTCGTCATTTTTATGGTTGGCTCCGCCCTTTGCGGCATGGCGGATAAAATGACAGAGCTCGTCATTTACCGCGGGCTGCAAGGAATCGGCGGGGGAATTATGATGCCGATGGCCATGATCGTCATCGGGGATGTGTTTACCGGAAAAGAACGCGCGAAATGGCAAGGAGTTTTTGGGGCATTATACGGCCTTGCCTCGGTATTAGGCCCGCAAATCGGTGGCTTTATCGTCGACCATTTGAATTGGCGCTGGGTATTTTATATTAATCTTCCGATCGGGATTTTAGCCACCATTTTTATTGCGATGGGATTGAGCAAATATAAAGCGGAAGGGCCAGTGAAATTTGATCTTGCCGGAATGTTTACAATGATTGTCGGCGTGGTCAGCCTGCTTTTGGCGCTGACATTTGGCGGAGATAAGTACGAATGGGCATCATGGCAAATCGTGGCGCTGTTTGCGGTGGCGCTTGTCTTTTTAACCGTGTTTGTATTCGTGGAGATGAAAGCAGAAGAACCGATTTTGCCGATGCATTTATTCCGTCACCGCACCTTTATCGTGCTTAATGGAATTGGCTTTTTAATGAGTGTCGGCATGTTTGGGGCGATTATGTTCGTTCCGTTTTTTATGCAAGGAGTGATCGGAGTGAGTGCAACCCAGTCCGGCACGATTATGACGCCGATGATGATTACAATGATTATCGGCAGTATCGTTGGCGGCCGGACAGTTTATAAAATCGGCGTAAAATCACAAATATTCATTGGCATGGTCATTATGGCGGCCGGATTCAGTTTACTAAGCACGATGGGCGTGGATACGTCGAAATGGACGGCCACGTTGTATATGATCATTTTAGGGCTTGGCATGGGGTTAGTGATGCCGATTTTAACACTCGCTTTGCAAGAAAGTTTTCCAAAGTCGGAGCTTGGTGTTGTCACTTCCTCCAGCCAGTTTTTCCGCTCGATCGGCGGGACGTTCGGAATGACGATTTTAGGTGCGGTGATGAACCATCGCTCCAGCCAGCTTTTGGATGACCGTTTCATGCCAGTGTTGCAGTCGCTTCCGGCGCAGGCGAAAGGCATGGCAGACCGGTTTGCCCATATGATTCATGATGATCCGCAAGGGCTTTATTCCATTTTGTTTAGCCCGGAGGTGCTTGAGAAAATTCCGCCGCAAATGCGGGAGACATTTGTGCCGATTTTAAAACAGTCGCTCGTCGATTCGCTTCATTCCGTATTCCTGTTTGGTCTTATTTTTGTCATCGGCGGAACGGCGCTTGTATTTGGGATGAAGAAAATCAAGCTGTCTGACAAACAACGGCCATTGCAAACAAGTGGCAAAAACGAAGAACTGCCGCAGAGCTGA
- a CDS encoding TetR/AcrR family transcriptional regulator yields MTNERRVQFIETAMKLFAEKGYYSTSIQDIVDAWGISKGAFYHHFSSKEDLMLAIIQHYFEKMLASFTAIPQDSGSEKERFIQQIAAHFANMHEHKDFLQMMMTEQFPKISSDIHHYLLKQQTYIFSWYCDRLIEVYGTEIERYVFDVATMLNGMIRQYMFCVFLQANKLHAEELARFLVRRLDAIIASFSHEEAPILNKEMLKPLMELEEKEWRILQEKISAHIAHLQKKLLSLSLDKKVQHKIHAALDALEAELMNEESAPKEYVVQGILLYIEKQHIPAFADDLASLAKAVQQYMTTNRWERRKWKKKMN; encoded by the coding sequence ATGACAAACGAGCGGCGCGTGCAATTTATCGAAACGGCGATGAAGCTGTTTGCGGAAAAAGGATACTATTCGACATCGATTCAAGATATTGTCGATGCGTGGGGAATTTCGAAAGGAGCGTTTTATCATCATTTTTCGTCCAAAGAAGACTTGATGCTCGCCATCATTCAGCACTATTTTGAAAAAATGCTGGCAAGCTTCACCGCCATTCCGCAAGATAGCGGTTCGGAAAAAGAGCGGTTTATTCAGCAAATCGCTGCGCATTTTGCGAATATGCATGAGCATAAGGACTTTTTGCAAATGATGATGACAGAACAATTTCCGAAAATTAGCAGCGATATTCACCATTATTTATTGAAGCAGCAAACGTACATCTTTTCATGGTATTGCGACCGGCTCATCGAAGTATACGGAACAGAGATAGAGCGGTACGTGTTTGATGTGGCAACGATGCTTAATGGCATGATCCGCCAATATATGTTTTGTGTCTTTTTGCAGGCCAATAAGCTGCACGCCGAAGAATTGGCGCGTTTTCTCGTGCGGCGTTTGGATGCGATCATTGCGAGTTTTTCGCATGAAGAAGCGCCAATTTTAAATAAAGAAATGTTAAAACCGTTGATGGAGCTGGAAGAAAAAGAGTGGCGCATATTGCAAGAAAAGATTAGCGCCCACATTGCCCATTTGCAAAAAAAGCTTTTATCCCTTTCGCTCGATAAAAAGGTGCAGCACAAGATTCATGCCGCGCTTGATGCGCTTGAAGCAGAGTTAATGAATGAAGAGTCGGCACCGAAGGAATATGTCGTACAAGGGATTTTATTATATATCGAAAAACAGCATATTCCGGCGTTCGCCGATGATTTAGCATCGTTGGCTAAAGCCGTTCAACAATATATGACAACGAATAGATGGGAGAGACGGAAATGGAAAAAGAAAATGAATTAG
- a CDS encoding ROK family protein: MYLGAIEAGGTKFVCAVGDRNGKIKERVMFPTTEPEETMRHVVEFFRQYELEAIGIGSFGPIDLRPGSATYGYITSTPKQKWVNFNFVGEMKRHFSVPIGFDTDVNAAALGERRWGAAKGLQSCIYITVGTGIGVGAIVEGSLLHGLMHPEMGHILVRRHPEDAFAGVCPYHGDCLEGMASGPAIEKRWGKKGAELAGRAEVWELEAFYLAQAIANYILILSPEKVIIGGGVMKQKQLLPSIRRNVQELLNGYIQQEAVLHDIDQYIVLPGLGDNAGICGALALAEQALAP; encoded by the coding sequence GTGTATCTTGGAGCGATTGAAGCCGGCGGCACGAAATTTGTGTGCGCTGTCGGGGACCGGAATGGAAAGATAAAAGAGAGAGTGATGTTTCCAACGACGGAACCGGAAGAAACGATGCGCCATGTTGTCGAGTTTTTTCGACAATATGAATTAGAGGCCATCGGCATCGGTTCGTTCGGCCCGATTGATTTGCGCCCCGGCAGTGCGACATATGGCTATATTACGAGCACGCCGAAACAAAAATGGGTGAATTTCAATTTTGTCGGCGAAATGAAACGGCATTTTTCCGTGCCGATCGGTTTTGATACCGATGTCAATGCGGCAGCGCTTGGGGAACGGCGCTGGGGTGCCGCGAAAGGGCTGCAAAGCTGCATTTATATTACTGTCGGAACGGGAATTGGCGTCGGGGCGATTGTGGAAGGCAGCTTGCTCCATGGCCTCATGCATCCGGAAATGGGGCACATTCTCGTCCGCCGCCATCCAGAAGATGCATTTGCCGGCGTCTGCCCATATCATGGAGATTGCTTGGAAGGAATGGCGTCCGGACCGGCGATTGAAAAGCGCTGGGGGAAAAAAGGCGCGGAACTGGCCGGCCGCGCAGAAGTTTGGGAGTTAGAAGCGTTTTATTTGGCGCAGGCGATTGCCAACTACATTTTAATTTTATCGCCGGAAAAAGTGATTATCGGCGGCGGCGTCATGAAGCAAAAACAGCTGTTGCCAAGCATCCGCCGCAACGTTCAGGAATTGTTGAACGGGTACATTCAGCAAGAAGCAGTTTTGCATGATATCGATCAATATATTGTGCTTCCTGGTCTTGGCGATAATGCCGGCATCTGCGGGGCGCTGGCTCTCGCTGAGCAGGCGTTGGCGCCATGA
- the ssuE gene encoding NADPH-dependent FMN reductase — protein sequence MSNVVIINGNPSLTSRLNGMIQYVEQRLAQAGIEIGHIRVAELPPEDLIKAKFDSEAILHANKKVEEADGIIIASPVYKAAYTGVLKTYLDLLPQKGLSGKIILPLFIGGTIAHLLSIDYALKPVLSALGGRYILGGVYAVDTWITRNEQEGYSLSEELIHRLDEAAAEFADLLQRKN from the coding sequence ATGAGCAACGTCGTCATTATCAACGGAAATCCTTCTTTGACATCCAGACTTAACGGAATGATTCAATACGTCGAACAACGATTGGCGCAAGCAGGCATTGAAATCGGGCACATCCGAGTCGCGGAATTGCCCCCGGAAGATTTAATTAAAGCAAAATTCGATAGTGAAGCCATTTTGCACGCTAACAAAAAAGTCGAAGAAGCAGACGGCATCATTATCGCGAGCCCAGTGTATAAAGCGGCGTACACAGGAGTATTGAAGACATATCTTGATTTGCTTCCGCAAAAAGGGTTGTCGGGGAAAATCATTCTTCCGCTGTTTATCGGCGGCACAATCGCTCACCTTTTGTCGATTGACTATGCATTGAAACCTGTACTATCCGCATTGGGAGGCAGATATATCCTCGGGGGAGTGTATGCGGTCGATACATGGATCACCCGGAATGAACAAGAAGGGTATAGCCTGTCCGAAGAGCTGATCCATAGATTGGATGAGGCAGCTGCCGAATTCGCTGATTTACTCCAGCGAAAAAATTAA
- a CDS encoding LysR family transcriptional regulator, which yields MDLRTIKTFKTVVKYGSFQRAAEELNYAQSTVTTHIKNLEDELGVTLLKRGKTLQLTEAGRLLSEKGEFLLKGFENLQSSLQELVQGESGIIRIGVMEPTASYRLPPLLASFRKKYPKIQLNIQIHSSQSLVEMVMKDEVDLAICTAPETATNTVFDPLFSEEVVLLVPVEHHLSQKETIYLENLKNEQLLMTSSSCPFRNNLEKKMIELGINPVYGIEISNMLALKHYVQSSLGIAVVPRITVNNPPEGTVIKPIADFRKGLTVGILRNSERFYNNKSIERLMDVLYANLAGSREKQDL from the coding sequence ATGGACTTAAGAACGATCAAGACATTTAAAACCGTTGTTAAATACGGGAGTTTCCAACGGGCAGCGGAAGAATTAAACTATGCCCAGTCCACTGTTACTACTCATATCAAAAATTTAGAAGACGAGTTAGGCGTTACTTTGCTGAAAAGAGGCAAAACATTGCAGCTGACAGAAGCGGGAAGATTGTTAAGCGAAAAAGGAGAATTCCTCTTAAAAGGCTTTGAAAATCTCCAAAGTTCACTACAAGAATTGGTGCAAGGCGAATCCGGAATCATAAGAATCGGTGTGATGGAACCAACAGCAAGCTACCGGTTGCCACCCCTATTAGCCTCGTTCAGAAAAAAATATCCAAAAATTCAACTTAACATTCAAATTCATAGCAGCCAGTCTTTGGTGGAGATGGTTATGAAGGATGAAGTTGACTTAGCTATTTGCACGGCTCCCGAAACGGCGACAAATACCGTCTTTGATCCGCTGTTTTCAGAAGAAGTGGTGCTGTTAGTCCCAGTTGAACATCATCTCAGCCAAAAAGAAACCATTTATTTGGAAAATTTAAAAAATGAACAACTGCTGATGACCAGCTCTTCGTGCCCCTTCCGTAATAATTTGGAAAAGAAAATGATTGAATTAGGCATTAACCCTGTCTATGGAATTGAAATCAGCAATATGCTTGCCTTAAAGCATTATGTGCAGTCTTCGTTAGGAATCGCAGTAGTTCCCCGGATCACAGTGAACAATCCTCCTGAAGGCACTGTCATAAAACCAATTGCCGATTTTCGTAAAGGGTTAACCGTAGGCATTCTGAGAAATTCTGAAAGGTTTTACAATAATAAATCCATTGAAAGATTGATGGATGTTCTTTATGCGAATTTGGCAGGCAGCCGCGAAAAACAAGACTTATAA
- a CDS encoding ATP-binding cassette domain-containing protein: protein MPETSGVELSIHQLEKSFGHLHVLRKIDLQIASGEFVAIVGKSGCGKSTLLRLIAGLEKATSGEIRQNGKIIKELNPQARIMFQEARLLPWRSVLENVGVGLRLQKDWKQRAIWALKQVGLEERAHDWPSVLSGGQKQRVSLARALAAQPQLLLLDEPLGALDALTRMEMQALIEEIWQQQKFTALLVTHDVNEAITLADRVVLIEKGTIKMDLPIPLPRPRNRSDSAFIELEEKVLAHVLEKTSLKKETENLKSVANE, encoded by the coding sequence ATGCCCGAAACAAGCGGTGTAGAGCTAAGTATTCATCAATTGGAGAAATCGTTTGGCCATTTACACGTTTTACGCAAGATTGATTTGCAAATAGCCTCGGGGGAATTTGTGGCGATTGTCGGGAAAAGCGGTTGTGGAAAAAGCACATTACTTAGGCTCATTGCCGGGCTGGAAAAAGCAACTTCTGGAGAAATCAGGCAAAATGGAAAAATAATTAAGGAGTTAAATCCTCAAGCACGAATCATGTTCCAGGAAGCGCGTTTACTGCCTTGGAGATCGGTTCTTGAAAATGTCGGAGTTGGGCTTCGTCTCCAAAAAGATTGGAAGCAACGAGCAATTTGGGCATTGAAACAAGTCGGTCTAGAAGAACGGGCGCACGACTGGCCTTCCGTTTTATCAGGGGGGCAAAAGCAACGAGTTTCGCTGGCAAGAGCGCTCGCCGCTCAACCGCAATTATTATTGCTGGATGAACCGTTAGGAGCTTTGGATGCTTTAACTCGCATGGAAATGCAGGCACTGATTGAGGAGATTTGGCAGCAGCAAAAATTCACGGCATTATTGGTTACCCATGATGTCAATGAAGCGATTACTTTAGCCGATCGTGTTGTTTTAATCGAAAAAGGAACGATAAAAATGGATTTGCCAATTCCTCTCCCGAGACCCCGGAACCGGTCTGACTCCGCTTTTATCGAATTAGAAGAAAAAGTTTTGGCACATGTATTGGAAAAAACATCATTGAAAAAGGAAACAGAGAATCTTAAAAGCGTCGCGAATGAATAG
- a CDS encoding LLM class flavin-dependent oxidoreductase, with protein MVEFITMAPTSGDSTLVGLANNSSKLNSWTGTDENAERPPTQEYIKAIAQAAEKGGFSTLLLPTGTGCLDSLAVAANLIAYTSKLKFLFAIRPGFIAPATFAKQFATVDYWSNGRALVNIVTGGSPVELASEGDYLDHDTRYKRTREYMQILKKLFTEESVDYEGEFFTLKGASLFPKPVKTPLIYFGGASEIAKEVAAEEADVYMMWGETFENTKQRLEEMKQRAAKHNRTLSYSVSFQVILGNTEEEAWEKANKLISKVSASILAKKEEMIAKGDSIGAKRLHQLMESSKERNFKIGPNLWAGLTQVLSGNSIALVGTPEQIAERIVELVELGFDKVLLRGFPHLETIEQLGELVIPKVREKLAQKQLVK; from the coding sequence ATGGTCGAATTTATCACAATGGCCCCAACATCAGGAGACAGTACACTTGTTGGGTTAGCCAATAACTCGTCAAAACTGAATAGCTGGACAGGAACAGATGAAAATGCAGAACGCCCCCCTACCCAAGAATATATTAAAGCGATTGCCCAGGCTGCTGAAAAAGGCGGATTCTCGACGCTTTTACTGCCGACTGGCACAGGATGCCTTGATTCTTTAGCCGTTGCTGCCAATTTAATCGCCTATACAAGCAAATTAAAATTCCTATTTGCAATCCGCCCTGGTTTTATTGCACCTGCTACCTTTGCCAAACAATTTGCCACTGTGGATTATTGGTCAAATGGAAGAGCCTTGGTGAATATTGTTACCGGAGGTTCGCCGGTCGAGTTAGCCAGCGAAGGGGATTATTTAGATCATGATACCCGTTATAAGCGGACACGCGAATACATGCAAATATTAAAAAAACTATTTACTGAAGAAAGCGTTGATTACGAAGGGGAATTTTTTACATTAAAAGGAGCCTCATTATTTCCAAAACCAGTAAAAACACCGCTAATCTATTTTGGCGGGGCATCAGAAATCGCCAAAGAAGTCGCGGCGGAAGAAGCGGATGTTTACATGATGTGGGGGGAAACTTTTGAAAATACAAAACAAAGACTTGAAGAAATGAAACAGAGAGCAGCCAAACATAACCGGACGCTGAGTTATAGCGTTTCGTTTCAAGTCATCCTCGGGAACACGGAAGAAGAAGCATGGGAAAAGGCGAACAAGCTGATAAGCAAAGTGTCAGCATCCATATTAGCAAAAAAAGAGGAAATGATTGCGAAAGGAGATTCTATTGGCGCAAAACGCCTGCATCAACTTATGGAAAGCAGCAAAGAACGTAACTTCAAAATCGGTCCGAATTTATGGGCGGGACTGACTCAAGTTTTATCCGGAAATTCTATTGCCCTTGTCGGCACTCCTGAGCAAATCGCTGAACGGATTGTCGAACTGGTGGAATTAGGGTTCGACAAAGTGTTGTTAAGAGGCTTCCCTCATTTGGAAACGATTGAGCAATTAGGAGAGCTAGTCATTCCAAAAGTGAGAGAAAAACTCGCACAAAAACAGCTTGTCAAATGA